CGAGCTTCTTAAGCCGCCCGGACTTCATCAGAAGGTCGCCAAGTCCCTTGTGCAGGGCCATGCCTTGCAGCCGAGGCAGAAGCTCTTCGAGCCGCGTTTTCTTGTCCTCTGCAAAGAAAAAAGCCGCGTCCTCAAGCCGCGCCTCGAGCACCGCCTCGTTGCCTCCTCTTACCGTCTCCTCTTGGGCCTCGGGATTGGCCAACAGCGCAACGAAGTGGGGCAGCAGCCCTGAGACCGACACATCCCGCTTGAACCCGCCGGAAGGTTCTGCAAAGAACTTCGGCCTCGTTGCGAGAAAGAACTGATGATGCCAGAGACAAGTTGTGAGAACTGGCTCCGGCAGCTCCAGAAAGCGGGCATCGAAATCCCCAAATGTTACCCGTGGCGAGTCGACAGAGTCGGCCAGTATCGACAGCATCGCCCCATCCCTGACGACCTCGCAGCCGAGGCTTTGCTCGATCTGTTTGATGCCGGCGGTGATGCTAGCTAAGCGACATTTGTGGCTTACCGCGATGTGGCGTGCTGCCATATCAGAAACATACGAGCCGGCATGCGCGATCCTGATCTTCATCTCGCCCTGTGTCCAAATGCCCCTCGATACATTCGACGATTCGACCCCGAAGACTGAGCACTTAACGACTTCATCGCCCAAAAGCACCACGAGCCACCGAACAGGCCTTCCAAACGCAAACGGCGCATCAGTCCAGCGCATCATTTTCGGGAAAGTGAACGACTCGACCAGAGAACGAACTATATCGGGGATGACCTCGACCGCCGGCCTGCCCAAAAGATTCTTCTTTGCCGTTACATACTCCCCCTTTGCCGTCTTAATAGAACCGAGACGCCCTACATCAACCCCCATCGACCGAGCGAACCCAATCGCCGCCTTTGTCGGCTTCCCTTCGGCGTCATAAGCAACGCGAACGGCCGGCCCCTTCGCAACCTCCTCTGAATCCGACTGCCTCGTGGCGCACGACTCGAGCACAAACGCCAGCCGACGAGGCGAGGCAAAGACCGAGAGACCCTCGAACTCGAGCCGATGCTTCTTGAAGAGCTCGGGGACAGCTCGAGCAATGTGTTCTCTGCCGTACTTAACGAAGCCGGGGGGAAGGTCCTCCACCCCGACCTCAAGAAGAAACTCTCTGTAATCCAACTATCGGCGCTCCTTCCAACGCTAAACCACTGGCGTATATATATGCCTCAACGGAGCGGGGAAAACAACAGGTTTGGAGAGGCGTTCCCTCTGATGGGCCAGCAGTCCCGTAGGGGCGCCGCTTGCTGCGCCCGTCTGCCTCATCAAAACGAGACAGGAGTTAATCGACCTGGATTGTCAGCGCCTCGAACTTGCAGTCGATGGGGCCGATGAGCTTCTGCGTGTTACGGCCGGTCATGCAGCCCCAGAACGTGTAGCTGCCGGCCGGGATGCGCTCTTTCGGCATCTCAATGATCGTCGCGGATTCATTGAAGCCCGCGTAGAGATTGATTTGGACAGGAGAGGGCTCGGGCGTCCACTTCGGATAGAATAGAAGTGAAGCCCCTATCTGGCAAGCGATGTAAACGTCAACCCCGACAACGGGCTGTGTGTTGAAAACAC
The bacterium genome window above contains:
- the glyS gene encoding glycine--tRNA ligase subunit beta — protein: MDYREFLLEVGVEDLPPGFVKYGREHIARAVPELFKKHRLEFEGLSVFASPRRLAFVLESCATRQSDSEEVAKGPAVRVAYDAEGKPTKAAIGFARSMGVDVGRLGSIKTAKGEYVTAKKNLLGRPAVEVIPDIVRSLVESFTFPKMMRWTDAPFAFGRPVRWLVVLLGDEVVKCSVFGVESSNVSRGIWTQGEMKIRIAHAGSYVSDMAARHIAVSHKCRLASITAGIKQIEQSLGCEVVRDGAMLSILADSVDSPRVTFGDFDARFLELPEPVLTTCLWHHQFFLATRPKFFAEPSGGFKRDVSVSGLLPHFVALLANPEAQEETVRGGNEAVLEARLEDAAFFFAEDKKTRLEELLPRLQGMALHKGLGDLLMKSGRLKKLAPVVAALIFAGQDEVDGVPIDAFKTNCSRAGELCKADLITHTVGEFPELQGVMGGIYARVFGEPDAVSGAIAEHYRPRGAEDGPPKTDCGRVLALADKLDSLCAFFGAGHVPKGSQDPFGLRREAQGIVSILLNAEYRLPLLVALDKGIEGVEADGLIKPADDLGQLVLAFIKQRLSYQLAEREGVRHDLVAAVIAHPCDDIVDLRTRALALQEFSSDEQFEALTTGLKRASHILKGERWGKLNRKLLVEEQETMLLGEIVKIESDVHANVDAGMYLDAFNLIAGLRPFIDDFFDNVMVMVEDEALRENRLALLARLTKMFGSIADFSKIVVEKK